A genomic window from Glycine soja cultivar W05 chromosome 10, ASM419377v2, whole genome shotgun sequence includes:
- the LOC114371515 gene encoding uncharacterized protein LOC114371515 gives MGSIGPPFSEMLIIFPPPGIDFMGHFPVSHGFLYISLVDYASSVPRAIISDQGSHLSVEIKHCAYWAVKSCNMAFDEVGMERKLQLQELEEIHLEAYENSKIYKEKVKRFHDSRILRKEFHIGQKVLLFIFCLKLISSKLRSRWNGPFVITNVFSMV, from the exons ATGggttctattggcccaccatttTCAGAGATGCTCATCATTTTTCCACCACCT ggTATTGATTTCATGGGTCATTTTCCTGTTTCTCATGGTTTTTTATATATCTCACTTGTTGATTATGCTTCCAG TGTGCCTAGAGCCATTATCAGTGACCAAGGGAGCCACCTTTCGGTGGAGATTAAGCATTGTGCGTATTGGGCGGTGAAAAGTTGTAACATGGCATTTGATGAAGTGGGTATGGAAAGGAAGCTTCAATTACAAGAACTTGAGGAGATCCacttagaagcctatgagaactCCAAGATTTACAAGGAGAAAGTGAAGAGGTTTCATGACTCTAGGATTCTTAggaaggagttccatattggcCAAAAAGTGCTCTTGTTTATCTTTTGCCTCAAGCTTATTTCCAGTAAACTTCGATCTAGATGGAATGGACCTTTTGTTATTACTAATGTTTTTTCCATGGtgtaa